The Hypanus sabinus isolate sHypSab1 chromosome 24, sHypSab1.hap1, whole genome shotgun sequence genome contains the following window.
ACTTGAGTtttcgagtgaatccctccccataGTCTGAGCGGAGAatggcctctacccagtgtgaactaactggtgtgtCAGCAGGttaaatgactgagtgaatctcttcccacagtctgagcagaggaacggcctctccccagtgtgaactcgctggtgtctctgtaagttggacgagtgagtgaatcccttcccacattctgagcaggtgaatggcctctctccggtgtgaacCGACTGGTGagccagtaggtgggatgactgagtgaatcccttcccacagtctgtgcagatgaacggcttctccccagtgtgaattcgctgatgtactttcaattgagatgactgagtgaatcccttcccacagtctgaacaggtgaatggcctctccccattgTGAACAGACTGGTGTTTATGCAGATGGGATGATTGAGTGAACCCCttgccacagtctgagcaggtgaacggcttctccccagtgtgaactcgctgatgtaccttcagttgagatgactgagtgaatctcttcccacagtctgaacaggtgaatggcctctccccagtatgaactgactggtgtctctgtaggctggatgaccgagtgaatcccttcccacacatagAACAgctgaacggtctctccccagagtgaactcgctggtCTCTCTGTAGGTCAGACGATTGAGAGAATcccatcccacaatctgagcaggcgAAAGGCCTCTCcacggtgtgaactcgctggtgtgtctgcagatgggatgagtgagtgaatcctttctcacagcTCTCTATGAATTCCCTGGCAATGCATTGAGTCAGATATCAGACATAGTGAAAAGCTCGCACAGTCAATGCCGTTGAAGGACTGGACTGATCTCCTGTGAATAAATGCCAGTGTGTTCTCAGTACCCTGTGCCAGTCAATTTCACTGGATTACAACAGAAAACTTCATTTCAAACAAAAAACACGTTTCCAGCTGGGATGAGATACCTCTTCATTTCCAACAATCAATAATGAATGTGGTGTTACAAAGGAAATATCTGGTCACTCCTTAAATATCTCAACAGAGACAGCAAATCTGACGTGTTGTGGTGTTTGAGATTCCTCTGCAGAAATTATTTGTAGCTGCGAATCTGTAAAGAGATTTACAAATTACTTCACAAGGTGAAGGATTGCATTTCAGAcaaaactattgttggcagacttgcagatggtgatgagagggcgtacaggagcaagacagatcggctggttgagtggtgttgcagcaacagccttacacaacgtcagtaagaccaaggaactaattgcggacttcagaaagggtaaggtgaGGGAACACACCCAattctcacagagggatcagaagcgaagagagagtgagcaatttcaagttcctgggtgtcaatatctctgaggacttaacctggacccaacgtattgatgcggctataaagaaggcaagacagtggctatacttcacgaggagtatgaggagatttggtatgttaccaaaggcgcatgcaaatttctacagatgtaccagacAGAGCATTCTACCTGGCTGCATCGCCGTCTGGGgaaggaggggccactgcacaggattcaaataagctgcagagagttgtgaacttaatcagctccatcacgggcaccggCCTCCGGAACATCCTCAAGGAGCgacgcctcaaaaaggtggcatccaccatcaaggagccccatcacccaggtcatgccttgttcccaCTGCTACCAACACAGAGGAGATACAGGACCCTGAaagcacacagtcagcgattcaggaacagcttcttcccctctgccatctgatttctgaatggacattgaacccatgaacactacctcgctacttaccgttttttttaatttttgcactacttatttaactattaaatATATACTGACtgtatttaatgtttttttttctattattatgtattgtgctgtactgctgccacaaaggcaacaaaccttatgacatatgccggtgatattaaacctgattctggtaatTTTCACTCTGTCTGGTGagctctgacatcacactgttacagcgaGTTTCAACCCAAGTAAGGGAAAGAAGTCCTCTTCTAACTGGCCATCGAATTCTCTGACAGTCTGTATCAGAATGGGCCATTTCTCCCCACCTTCAATCTGTGACTTGTGTCAGATTGCCCCCCTCCATTAGTATTGTTCACTGTTCCCTCCAAGCTGCCTGGGAGTGTGGCAGCACAGGAACTGAAATGCCCCCACACACATAACCTTTGTTACCACACAGATGGAATTTCCTTTCGTATAATGTTAATTTATATTGCTGCACAGTTTTCAGGCTGCGACAAAGCTTCCTGCTCAGCCCAATGGCTGGTCTGCACAGCTCTGGAAAAAAAATAGGGAACTTTGGTAATATTTCAAGTTCTGGTCAAGTCCCACAATGCCACAGAGAGCACATAGCTGATCTTAGGGACTTTCTAATGACTCTGACCCCCCCACACCATTCCAGATgattgacggggggggggggtgatctaATCAATGGCAAtaccaatgaatatgaagggatggGCAGCAGGATGTCTCATTGGAGTGTGTGGCACTTTACCCATGTGAAAGCTCCAAGTCACTTGTTACCCGGGACAAAGGTGTGATATCATTAAGTACCCAGAAAGAATGGGATGATCTCACGGGTAGAAAGGTCCAGAAAAACAGGAGTTAGAACAAAGATGATCTTCTCAAGAACTAAAGCCGATGGAAGGATTTTATTCCCCCGCCCCCCAAGTTCCCAATCGTTGGATTTAGAAGGCAACTGTCTGAGCGATCCAACCGTTCCCAATCCCTCCGCCTTCGCTCATCAGCAGAAAACTCCTCCGGGCCTGGGTatggatcgtggggctgagagaggtgGAAAGGATCGGGGGCTGTCCCGGGCTGCAGGGCTACGGTGTGTCCGGAACTCGGGACAATTGTCCCTCACTCGGGGGTGCCGGTGAAACCCCCACCCGAACCCGCTCCTACCTGCTGTCGGTCCTCGGGAGCCTTTTGTCCACCCAGCGCGCGCTTTGGGGACGCGCCTTGACCCTTacgcctgcgcatttgatcgCTGGGTCACCGGCGGCAAATTCTAGAGCGCGGAGGCTTCTGGGTAATCAGGATGTCATTAAAGGTGCCTCCCAAGCACTGGTTTCACGCCACATGACTCAAAGACGGTTAACAGTTCCAAGTAGAAAACCCAGCAGCTTTAATGCAGCAAGCTCTCACAGACAATACACTCACTATCAACACTAGATTATtataaactaaagttgcaggggagaggaaccagagtggcagaacagatagtggagcggttgtggagacagacgtttcaagacctcagacaaagtcaagaatcaaaaggttaagcATGGTGCAATTAATATTCTAAGCCgtgtatacttcaatgcaaaCAATATTGATGGAAAAGCAGATTGGTGGTACTGAAGAATAAATtctgaccatgttaatggggctatattatagaccacccaactgtCCATGGGATTTAGATCAACGAACTTGACAGCAATTGCTGGCTGTTGCACGAAACAGAAGGTTGTTATATTAGGtgcttttaattttccacattttGACTGGGACTCCAAATCTAAGTTGGATCGAGTacgtcaaatgtgttcagggaaatTTTCTTTAATCAGTATATAGAAGTCCAATTGAGGGAGTGTGCCATACTTGATCTACtgtcagggaatgagacagggcaggtgacagaagtttgtgtcaggaaacattttgcatctagtgatcataatcccattagtttcaaaataaatatgcaaaaagatagcgTTTCTTTCCCCCAGGAAGATATCAGGAAAGTTATCAATGCAGGGAGATGGATGGTGTCTGCATAGACTTTAATAAGACATTTGACAGGGTCCCACATGGAAGGATGGTTCAGTCTTTGGGCActcaggatgaagtagtaaattagattagacctTGGCTTtataggagaagccagagagtagtagtagagggttgcctctctgacttgagtcctgtgactagtggagtgccacaagcATCGGTACTaggtccattgctgtttgtcatctaatCTCAATGACCTGtatgataatgtggtcaactggatcagcaaatttgagatgacatcaagattgtgGGTGTATGGACAGTGAGGGAatctatcagagcttgcagtgaaatctggaccagctggaaaaatggactgaatggactgaaaaatggactgaatggactgaaaaaatggcagatggaacttaatgtagTCAAGAGCAAAATGCTGTACTTTGGTAGGACAGTGAATGATaggacactgaagagtgcagtagaacaaagggaataattcattgaaagcagcGGGACACGTAGATAGAGGCATATAGAAAGCCTCTGGCACCTTGGCTTTCATGTAAAcaggaattgagtacaggagttgggatgttatgttgaagttgtataatacatggtaaggcctaatttagggtattgtgtgcagttttggtcatctacctacaggaaagatgcaaataaggttgaaaaagcatggagaaaatttacaaggatgttgcctggattggaggaaaTGTGTTTAaaggaaggattgaataggttaggacttcattccccagAACATAGAcaattgaggagagatttgatagaggtatacaaaattaaaataaatacaaacaggctttttccactgaaactacgagaggtcatgagttaagggtgaaaggtgatctgtttaaggggaacatgaagggaagcttcttcactcagaggatggtgagagtgtttAATAAACTGCAAGTGGCGGGTGCgactttgatttcaatgtttaagggaaatttggagaggtacacagatgggaggggtatgaatggccctggtccgggtgcaggtcgatgggagtaagcaCGGTCTAGATGGGCCTGTTTCTTTATGGtacttttctatgtctctataacTCTAACAGGCATTCTGTGATTCAGATGCCAAAGTCCAACCCATTTACAAAtgcagataaaaaaaaaacacaagagattctgcagatgctggaaatacagagcaacacagacagcgtactggaggaactcagcaaatccgGCAGCATCGAAGCATAGGAATAAACTGTCTAGGCATGATggagtgtcttggcccaaaacatcaactctttattcctctctattgatgctgcccgagATCAGCTGAGATTGTCCATCTGGTACATGGggtttagaaaatagagggctatgcgcttggggaaattctaagcaggttacatggtcagcacaatattgtgggctgaagggcctgtaacgtgctgtagatttcaatgttTTATGTTCATTTTGTAGAATGAACAACATTTTTTTCAGTCAATCACTTTCCAAATGTTGctgatctttcatttgtagccacatcctcCTAGTCTGATTCCTTCCTTCTGCTCGCCATAAACTCCAGCCTCAAAGCCCTGACTTGTACTGGGTCCTCTTTGGTTTCTGACCCCCTCATCAAAGAGTTACCCACCATTCTGCTGTTACAATTTAGAGGAGAGCGGTGTATAGCAACACTCAAGCTGTACAAGGCACAGCcgtttgaaatcagtgaaaatAACCCATTATATTGAAAAGGGCAGGGAAGACATTGTTTAACAACCCATGGCTTTCTTGGCTTAGAGCCCTGAGGAATGAGGAATATTTGGGACAAAACCGCAGTGAGCTCTTCGCTGACTCAAAACCACAGACTCATTTTCAGTCTGCAGAAAGTCAGGGAGAAACTTTAAGGTAAACCTGGTCACTGACAGAGTGGTGACCAGTTGCAACCCGTCATCACAGGGAGGGTGAGAGGCAAACAGCAGGGATCAGCTGGACTGTGGCCTCTCTATTGCTTATGGACGTGTAACAGAGACAGTAAGCAGCTGAGACCCAGGATTTGAAATAGAGCTAATTTATTTGCACAGATCcaaaatattaaacaccagtctaatttaaggctaacatcagcagagcAAATCCCTCCTAATGCTCAATGATCAGGGTTCAGTCTGGGGTGTGGTGGGCAGCTGTAATATTTACAGAATCTGGCattaacagtccctcatgaacatGTAACTGTTCTGAGTCACTATGGTGGTTAAAAATTAATGTAGAGCTTATTtcagcttcctccctgatgtaaaGTTCCTGGTGTTTCAGCATCTAGGATGATTGAGTAAATTTCTTTGCTCACTCAGGACAGAAGTGTGGCCTTTAATTATTGGGAACTCGCTAGAACCTCACAAGGTGGGATACCTTAATGAATCCCTTCCagcacacggagcaggtgaataACCTCTCCTCGGTGGGAACTCTCTGGTGTTTTTGCAGATTTAATACTTGGATGAATTCCTTCCTACACTCTGAGTGTGTCAATggtctctccccggtgtgaacttgctggtgtatCTGCAGGTGTAGTGGCCTTGAGAagtccttccaaaatgagagTCGGTGAATGACATCTCACTGCTACAAACTCTATGGTCATTCATCAGGTCAAATCATGGACGTGTACACGTATTCCCATTATCTTTGCTATGACTGATAAGCTGTCTTCTCAAGCACCTCCTTTACATTCAAGGATTGCTGGCTTTCAAGTGCTGTTGAAATGACACAGCAGGACTGACATGCTGCTGTGTTCGAGATTCCCAGACACAAAATTCTTTTCCGTTTCTTTCATTTTTATTGTGCCtttgacttccctcatcagccatggttgcctcgtcctccctttagaatacttcatcttttggctgtatctatcctgtgccttccaaatttctcccagaaactccagctattgctggtctgccatcatccctgctagagtCCCCTCCAATCAACTTTTGAACTGGGAGCTGTGGGAATGTTCGCGAATGTTCCTCCAGGCTTTGCTGATCAAAGTGAGCACAGAGGCATTGAGGACATCTGAGAATGGAACCTAGTTGTCACCTGTGTTGCTTGGTTTCAttttgtaagaggtgatagcattcaagacCTGCCGAAGCTGTTGAGCGTCCTTCAGTGATAGGAGTTTTGTTGGGAACTCCCACTTCCCCTGTGGAGTGGCTTTCCGGAGATTATATCTAAAACTCATGTATCTTACTTGGTCAACAGAAACGAATGCCATTGGTCTGGccttcagcagattgcagatctcataaTTTATCCAAGGCTTCTGGTTGGGTAAGACTCTGAATGTTTTTGTGGGGGCACACTCACCTACAACCGTTTTTTATAAAAAACTCAGTTTTTGTTCTTGGATAAATGACCTGAAATCAGAAATGGTATGGACAGAGTAGACCTGTAAATCTGGTATGCATCATTCCAAGTTGTCATGGAGGCAAATTCATTCGTAATTTGAAAATCCACCCCACGTTTTACCTCCACCCTCCAAAAAAATTTAACTCCAATAAAGTATCTGATTTAGCTTATTTTAATAACAACTAAAAAAGCTTGCTTTCAAAGCTGAAAAGCAAAGATATCATTGATAAGTAGTGACTGCCTACATAGGCATCTCTTAAGGCTCCCAGATTTGAAGGTAGCTTTTTAACTTGGATTAGATTGTTCAAGTGCACAAAGACCAGAATCATTTCATAGACAAAAATAATTCAAAGCTTTTTATCTATCTTCCTGGTGGAACAATGCATAAATTTctacttcaggaggaggaaattgggggtccatgagccagtcctcatcagaggtggagagggtcagcacctCTAAATTGCACAGTTTTATCATTTCAGGGTACCTGTCCTGGGTTCAGCACGTAAGTGaaatcatgaagaaagcatgatAGCATCtcgacttccttagaagtttgcaaagattcagcatgatatctaaaatgAAACAAAGACAAGGTTCCAAACTAAATACCAGATGAGAATCCAAAGTTGAGCTGTCAATCAAGCACTGAACCCCACTTCAGGTGCTCCTTAAATCCCGGTGCAAAAGTATGGCCACAAATTAGCAGGGTGGGGCTAAATCTTTAAAGGGGCCATGTCAGCTATCCATATTCTGGAAAGTTAAAGCGTCTAAACCCCAGAAGCTGGCATAGTCGGCTGCATGTCCTACCAGGATCCCCTCCCCGTCAGCCGACCCCGACAGCCCTGGCTACTCAGTGAGAAGATGAAGTTTGAGAACTGGATCCAAGATGCTCCCTTCAGGAACCCAATGCCGCTCCCTGGGTCTGAATCCCTCCCAGTTCACGAGGAATTACCAAACACCCCAAACAGTTCGTTAATGCAGAATTCTATTTATGGTGAAAACCTGTTCcccatctgatgcaccatcaataactcttggagatgtgaggcgagatatcagcctttattggctggaagaaagaacaagcagcaattgaccaccacactgcatcctggagactgagaccggggcagagtccccaattgcctttatactggggtctgtgggaggagccacaggagcagtcagcggggggtgggAGGGTgtgtgtccagataggtatatgtagttcaccacaccatcgACAAACCCGGGAGGCAGTGGGGCTAAACAACTGGTGCTTGCAGGTTTTTGTTTACAAATGTGGAAGGTGGGATTGATCTTGTGGGTTTTGGGAGCTGCAAGATGAAAGGCACCATGAGAGAGGAGTCggccagagttgattggaaaagagcactggcagggatgatggttgagcagcaatgactggaatttctgcaagcaattcagaaggcacaggttatatacatcccaaagaggaagaagtattctgaagaaaAGATGATAGAAGCATGgctaataagagaagtcaaagccaatgtaaaatctaaagagagggcatttaatagagcaaaaattaatgcaatgttagaggattgggaaacttttaaaaaccaattgaAAGCACCAAAAATGCCAATAAGGTGGTAAAGCTGGATTCTGAaagaaagctagccaataatataaaagaggataccaaaagtttcttcagatacataatgtgtaaaagagaggcaagagtagatattggactgctggaaaccaatgttggagaggtagcaatgggagaCCAGGAAATGGTGAATGAAATGACtgagtattttgcaacagtcttcactgtggaagacactagcagtatggtggaagttccagctgtCCAGGGgaatgaagtgtgtgaaattaccataaaaagacagaagattcttgggaaactgaaaggtctgaaggtaggtaagtcacctgaaccagatggtgtacaccccagagttctgaaagaggtggctgaagagattgtggaggcattagtaatgatccttcaagaatcactagattctggaatggttccagaagactgtaaaattgcaaatgtcactccgctctttaagaagggagagagacaaaagaaaggaaactataggccagtcgttctgatctcagtggttgggaatgtgttggagtcgattgttaaggatgaggtctcggggTATTTGGAGGTACATTACAGAACAGAccattgtcagcatggtttcctcaagcgaaaatcttgcccgacgaatctgttggaattgtcTGAAGTGGTAAGGAGTAGgacagacaaagaagaatcaggcgatgttgtgtagttggattttcagtaggcttttgacaaggtgccacaggaggctgcttaacaagctatgagctcaTTCTATCACAAGAAAAATTCTAGCATTGGCAGTAGCAGTGGCagattgtcaggaggcaaagagtgggaataaagggagctgtttctgactggctgccggtgagtagtggtgttccacagggatttgacttgggaccgattcttttaaCGTTATAGGTCAATGATCTGgctaatggaattgatggactcactgcaaagtttgctgacgacatgAAGATGGGTGAAGAggtaggtagttctgaggaagtagagaggctacagaaggtctaaggcagattaggagaatgtgcaaagaaatggcagatggaacactgTCTCGGGAAGTATATGGTTATGCAATTTGAAAGAAGGAATGAAAGTGTAgtctactttctaaatggaaagaaaatacaaaaaaaccacAAGTGCAAAGgtacttgtgagtccttgtgcaggattccctaaaggttacttcgcagtctgtggtgaggaagacaaatgtgatgttagcattcatttcaaaaggactagaatataaaggtaaggatgtaatattaaactttacaaagcactagtgaggcctcagctgcagtattgtgagcagggtCGAGACCTTAGAAGGGATGGGCTGAAACTGaggagggttcaaaggaaattcctgaaaatgattctgggtttGAATGTCTTGTCACATGAAGAGAATTTgctggctttgggcctgtagtgactagaattcagaagaatgagggttgacctcATTTGAGCCCATCgaatgatgaaaggtcttgatagagtagatgcggagaggatggttcctatggtgggagagtctaagaccagagaacacagcctcagaaaaggaacagagatgaggaggaatttcctgtGCATAGAATGCCGTAAAGTTTTGGCCAACTTCTCCCCACATCAAATGATTACACCACTCATCTGTTTTTTCTAAGGCCAGGCATCTTAGCATTTGTTCCAAACCCTGGTTCACCTGCTCCATCTGGCCATTGGATTGCAAGTGAATCCCAGAGGAAAGACTGATGGTTGCCTCAATCAACGTACAGAACACCTCCCAAAAATGTGACACGAATTGAAGTCCATGATCCAACACAATGTCCACCagaaatctctggatcctgaagGCCTGGCGCAGGATAATTTTGTTCGTCTCCACCGCAGATGGTGGTTTATCCAAGGCAATTACCATGATGACAGTCTTCTCCTTGGAAGGTGGAAGACCTGTGATGAAGACCATGGAGATATgttcccatggtctctctgtACCAGGTAGATGATGAGGGAGCCCTTGAGGTTGGGTGCAGGGTTCCTTGTTCCGGGCGCACACCTCAGATGCCTGCACATTCTATGCCACCAGTATCTGCTCTTAATGAAGCTGAGGATCTTGGCAATACCTGGATGAGCAGTCATTCTTCATGCATGTCCCCATTGAAGTCCTGAGACCTGATGGAACTTGGGATGAACAGCTGACCTGGAGGAACATTCTTGGGGATCTCCCCTTGTGCCTGGGCCTTGTGAACAAGTGTGATGATTCCACAATGAATTGGTACTATCACCTTAGCTTGGGGCAAAATGGTGGTAGGGTACCTCTCTCTTTCAGGTTCATCATACTGATGAGACAAGGCATCTGGTTTCCGGTTCTTTGACCTCAGTCAAGAGGTCTGTtataaggggacaggaggctggacccaagtgcaggacacaggcactgaagtactaggggcaggacaggaacaactaaacgaGAGACAAGATGTGGAGACCGTGGTGTGCGTGAGGGACGTGACGTTCAAGGTGATGCTGGGTTTCCGAGAGAGTCTTAGAGTTTCAGCAGGCAGGAGGatgccagagttcaggcaggcaagacaggatcccagagttcactgggcaggctgCATAACTCCTGAGCAGGGcctggacctcccaggcaggaacatgggggcctgggcaggtcacggGACACCGGGGTAAGTTGCAGGGGCACAACCCGTCGGCAGCGAGGGATAGGTAGGGGCAGAGACCTCTGGGCAGGCTGTATTactcctaggcagggcccaggcctcccaggcgggaacacaggggcctgagcaggtcacagggcacctgg
Protein-coding sequences here:
- the LOC132380500 gene encoding zinc finger protein 239-like, whose translation is MGFSQSSDLQRDQRVHSGERPFSCSMCGKGFTRSSSLQRHQSVHTGERPFTCSDCGKRFTQSSQLKVHQRVHTGEKPFTCSDCGKGFTQSSHLHKHQSVHNGERPFTCSDCGKGFTQSSQLKVHQRIHTGEKPFICTDCGKGFTQSSHLLAHQSVHTGERPFTCSECGKGFTHSSNLQRHQRVHTGERPFLCSDCGKRFTQSFNLLTHQLVHTG